From Coffea eugenioides isolate CCC68of unplaced genomic scaffold, Ceug_1.0 ScVebR1_2291;HRSCAF=3292, whole genome shotgun sequence, one genomic window encodes:
- the LOC113756405 gene encoding flavin-containing monooxygenase FMO GS-OX5-like: MARSLKVAVVGAGVSGLVTARELQREGQQVVVYEKSNQIGGTWVYSPQVESDPLSLDPKREIVHSSLYYSLETNLPRRLMGFSDYPFTIRKNGELRTFPGHQEVLQFLNNFVQDFGLLDFIRFNTEVVRVEQQNDQWVVESRRRTCDELSSSEEIFEAVVVCNGHYTIPKVADLPGIKSWPGKQIHSHNYRVPEPFRDQVVIVIGAGPSAMDIGQEITKVAKEVHLSSRSPEIKVSKLEMFNNLWQHSKIEYCYENGLVAFQDGTSVAADIILHCTGYKYDFNFLRTNGTVTIDDNRVGPLYKHVFPPELAPGLSFVGLPYRAVIFFMIEVQAKWVASVLSGKVILPPKEEMLHDVEQHYRLMEENRIPKHHTHRLPLDPFEYLNWVAAQVGFPVDTELLEIYHKFFEFICGASWIKFREQDVESWNN, from the exons ATGGCACGATCTCTCAAAGTTGCAGTCGTCGGAGCCGGAGTTTCCGGTCTCGTCACCGCCCGTGAGCTCCAAAGAGAAGGGCAACAGGTGGTGGTCTACGAGAAATCAAACCAAATTGGTGGGACTTGGGTGTACAGTCCTCAAGTCGAGTCCGATCCTCTGAGCCTTGATCCCAAGAGAGAAATAGTTCACAGCAGTCTCTACTATTCACTTGAGACCAATCTTCCTAGACGTCTCATGGGATTTTCAGACTACCCTTTTACCATCAGGAAGAATGGCGAGCTAAGGACATTTCCTGGCCATCAAGAGGTGCTGCAATTCTTGAACaattttgttcaagattttGGACTCCTTGACTTTATCCGATTCAATACCGAAGTAGTTCGAGTTGAGCAACAAAATGATCAGTGGGTTGTTGAGTCGAGAAGGAGAACATGTGATGAATTGAGCTCATCAGAAGAGATATTCGAAGCAGTCGTGGTTTGTAATGGTCATTACACCATACCAAAAGTAGCAGACCTCCCAG GAATCAAAAGTTGGCCTGGTAAACAAATTCACAGCCACAACTATCGAGTTCCTGAACCATTCCGAGATCAG GTTGTAATTGTTATTGGTGCTGGACCTAGTGCCATGGATATTGGTCAAGAAATCACCAAGGTAGCCAAAGAAGTTCATCTTTCTTCAAGATCTCCAGAgatcaaagtttcaaagttggAGATGTTCAACAATTTGTGGCAGCATTCAAAA ATCGAGTATTGCTATGAAAATGGTCTAGTAGCCTTCCAGGATGGAACTTCTGTTGCTGCAGATATCATTCTGCATTGTACCGG GTATAAGTATGATTTTAATTTCTTGAGGACGAATGGAACTGTAACTATTGATGACAACCGTGTTGGACCATTGTACAAGCACGTCTTTCCTCCAGAACTTGCTCCAGGGCTCTCTTTTGTTGGACTACCTTATAGG GCTGTCATATTTTTTATGATCGAAGTACAAGCCAAGTGGGTTGCATCTGTTTTATCAGGGAAGGTGATTTTGCCACCAAAAGAAGAAATGTTGCATGATGTTGAACAACATTACCGGCTTATGGAGGAGAACAGGATCCCCAAGCACCATACTCATAGGCTTCCACTTGATCCG TTTGAATACTTAAACTGGGTAGCTGCTCAAGTCGGATTTCCTGTGGACACTGAGCTATTGGAGATTTATCACAAGTTTTTTGAGTTCATTTGTGGAGCTTCGTGGATTAAATTTAGGGAGCAAGATGTTGAAAGTTGGAATAACTAA
- the LOC113756407 gene encoding putative lipid-binding protein At4g00165, whose product MLMPKSVQLASKKMVCSKGIAIIILLNLIFFTCVSSYKVVPCPPPRKPAPFTTPPAPKKPAKCPKDALKFGVCGDWLGLVHEVIGAKPSGECCALIKGLADLEAAVCLCTAIKANILGAIEVKIPVAISMLINSCGKKVPEGFKCA is encoded by the coding sequence ATGTTGATGCCAAAAAGTGTGCAGCTAGCAAGCAAGAAAATGGTTTGCTCTAAGGGAATTGCCATCATTATTTTACTTAATCTGATCTTTTTCACTTGTGTTTCATCTTACAAGGTTGTTCCATGTCCTCCTCCCAGAAAACCTGCTCCGTTTACAACTCCCCCTGCTCCCAAGAAACCTGCCAAATGCCCGAAAGATGCCCTCAAATTTGGCGTTTGCGGTGATTGGCTAGGTCTAGTTCATGAGGTTATCGGAGCAAAACCGAGCGGCGAATGTTGTGCACTGATAAAGGGTCTTGCTGACCTCGAAGCTGCAGTATGTCTATGCACTGCCATCAAGGCCAACATCTTAGGGGCGATCGAGGTTAAGATACCAGTTGCCATTAGTATGCTGATCAATTCGTGTGGAAAGAAGGTGCCAGAAGGCTTCAAGTGTGCATAA
- the LOC113756409 gene encoding flavin-containing monooxygenase FMO GS-OX5-like — translation MARSLKVAVVGAGVSGLVTARELQREGQQVVVYEKSNQIGGTWVYSPQVESDPLSLDPKREIVHSSLYYSLETNLPRRLMGFSDYPFTIRKNGELRTFPGHQEVLQFLNNFVQDFGLLDFIRFNTEVVRVEQQNDQWVVESRRRTCDALSSSEEIFEAVVVCNGHYTIPKVADLPGIKSWPGKQIHSHNYRVPEPFRDQVVIVIGAGPSAMDIGQEITKVAKEVHLSSRSPEIKVSKLEMFNNLWQHSKIEYCYENGLVAFQDGTSVAADVILHCTGYKYDFYFLRTNGTVTIDDNRVGPLYKHVFPPELAPGLSFVGLTYRAVTFFMIEVQAKWVASVLSGKVILPPKEEMLHDVEQHYRLMEENRIPKHHTHRLPLDPFEYLNWVAAQVGFPVDTQLLEIYHKFFEFICGASWIKFREQDVESWIN, via the exons ATGGCACGATCTCTCAAAGTTGCAGTCGTCGGAGCCGGAGTTTCCGGTCTCGTCACCGCCCGTGAGCTCCAAAGAGAAGGCCAACAAGTGGTGGTCTACGAGAAATCAAACCAAATTGGTGGGACTTGGGTGTACAGTCCTCAAGTCGAGTCCGATCCTCTGAGCCTTGATCCCAAGAGAGAAATAGTTCACAGCAGTCTCTACTATTCACTTGAGACCAATCTTCCTAGACGTCTCATGGGATTTTCAGACTACCCTTTTACCATCAGGAAGAATGGCGAGCTAAGGACATTTCCTGGACATCAAGAGGTGCTGCAATTCTTGAACaattttgttcaagattttGGACTCCTTGACTTTATCCGATTCAATACCGAAGTAGTTCGAGTTGAGCAACAAAATGATCAGTGGGTTGTTGAGTCGAGAAGGAGAACATGTGATGCATTGAGCTCATCAGAAGAGATATTCGAAGCAGTCGTGGTTTGTAATGGTCATTACACCATACCAAAAGTAGCAGACCTCCCAG GAATCAAAAGTTGGCCTGGTAAACAAATTCACAGCCACAACTATCGAGTTCCTGAACCATTCCGAGATCAG GTTGTAATTGTTATTGGTGCTGGACCTAGTGCCATGGATATTGGTCAAGAAATCACCAAGGTAGCCAAAGAAGTTCATCTTTCTTCAAGATCTCCAGAgatcaaagtttcaaagttggAGATGTTCAACAATTTGTGGCAGCATTCAAAA ATCGAGTATTGCTACGAAAATGGTCTAGTAGCTTTCCAGGATGGAACTTCTGTTGCTGCAGATGTCATTCTGCATTGTACCGG GTACAAGTAtgatttttatttcttgagGACGAATGGAACTGTAACTATTGATGACAACCGTGTTGGACCATTGTACAAGCACGTCTTTCCTCCAGAACTTGCTCCAGGGCTCTCTTTTGTTGGACTAACTTATAGG GCTGTCACATTTTTCATGATCGAAGTACAAGCCAAGTGGGTTGCATCTGTTTTATCAGGGAAGGTGATTTTACCACCAAAGGAAGAAATGTTGCATGATGTTGAACAACATTACCGGCTTATGGAGGAGAACAGGATCCCCAAGCACCATACTCATCGGCTTCCACTTGATCCG TTTGAATACTTAAACTGGGTAGCTGCTCAAGTCGGATTTCCGGTGGACACTCAGCTACTGGAGATTTATCACAAGTTTTTTGAGTTCATTTGTGGAGCTTCGTGGATTAAATTTAGGGAGCAAGATGTTGAAAGTTGGATAAACTAA